The Lolium perenne isolate Kyuss_39 chromosome 6, Kyuss_2.0, whole genome shotgun sequence genome segment TCGTTCAGCCTTGGGCATAGCTCCTGCCTGGAACACGATTTCACACGCTGGCGGGCAAAGCCACCCGAATGATGTCAGACAAGGGAACCCACCAACGACGACGAGTAGCGGCCCGCTCTGGCGGAGGCTCGAGAAGTAAAGACTACGAAGAGCCGGTAACCTTCCAAGGATTTCCACACACTCCTGTCCCACTTGATCGACACAGATCTCTAACTTGAAAAGTTTGGACAGGTGCGAGGGATTCCTTCTTATCCAGGCAGGCAGTGTAGAGAATTTGTTACTTATTGCGACAAATTTCTGGAGACTTCCAGGGGGCACCCAACGTTCCCCCAAAATATCTATTGATTCAATGGGCAGAGCACCGCAAGAAATTTCCAAACTTTGGATGTTGGACAGTTTTCCTAGTGACTCCACAAAAGCTTCCTCCAACTCCAAGCTCAAATTATCAAACTCGATTCCAAGCTCCCTCAGCCTTTTCATGTTGCCCAACTCTTTCACCGTGCTTATAGAATCAAAAGTGATATCTCTCAACACTTCCATTGATGTCAGGTTTCCCAGCCCATCTGGAAGCCACACACAGCCATATTCAATAAGTAGGCACATCAGTCTTTTCAGTTTCATAACAGCCGATGTCAATTCTTTTATACGTTGATTTCCACTCAAATCAAGCACCTGCAGAAACTGCAACTTTCCAACCTCTTCCGGTACCACGGAAATTCCTGTTCTGGCTAGACCTAGGTACCTCAGGTGCAATAAACTCCCCAGGTCCTGAAGGATTAGATGATTATGCTCACCAATATCACATCCATTCAGATCCAACACACGTAGAACAACCAAGCTCAGGAAAGGCGGCATTAGACCAATAGCAAGTCCGAATGTAGCAATTGACCTCACTTGTAACGTACTTACAGATTTGAGAGGCGTGGCTTGACATCCTTCTTCTTTTCTAACATTTTGGAGGGACATCCTGCGGATGTTGATCTGAGAAGACATGCTATCACCAGTACCATTCATTACAGTAACAAAGTTGTCCTCTCTTGACAAGGAAGATATTAGATCTAGAACCATATCATGTACACGGCAAGCTTCTACTTCCGTACCCCTATAATCATATACCGGCTGGATCATGTTTCTGTTCGCTAGCTCATTGAAGTAAGTTTCTCCGATCTCAAAGAGACTAGCTCCTGCCTTTTCACATTGGACAAAGCTTTCGGCAATCCACATCCATATCACCCGATCTTTTCTAATAAAATAATCCTCCGGAAACATGCTTAGGTATAATAAACATGTCCTGAGATGAGAAGGCAGATCATAATAGCTAAACGATAGTATCCTCAGCATCTCCTCTACACTGGGGTCTTCTGTAAGTCCACGACCAATAGACTTGAGCAAAGAACGCCATTCATCCTTTGGCTTTACCTTCTGATCACTAGTCAAAAGACTAGCTATAGTAATGATGGCTAATGGCACTCCACCACATTTCTTCAGAATATCTGTGGATACTTCTTCAAATTCAAGGGGACATCCACTCTCCTGAGAAAATATCCTTTTATGGAAGAGTGTTTTTGAATCATCATCACTAAGAGGTTTCATTTGATAAATTGAATGACCAGTGGATGAGCAGCATACTTTAGATACACTGACTATACGGGTTGTTGTGATTAGCCGACTGCCAAAATTATTACTTCTAGAGAATGCCAAGTTGATAATTTCCCACAATTTTTCATCCCATATATCATCAATTACAATGAGGTACCTGCATTAATAGGAGATCAGTATGGAGTTTTTAAGGATAATTATGATACAACTGGCAAAAAAAGACGAATATTTTTAGATCAATGATAATTTCTCAATCCAAATGTATTTTAGCATGCCTTTTCTATCTATCCATATGAATCCAAACACTCATACCTATAGCTCCGTAGACGTATAATCTATGCCCGTACAATATTTTGTAACTACACAACTTAAACATTATTGAACAAATGCAATAGATTATTAAGCTGGATGATGTCATTAAATTAGTGACAGATGACGTCTGCGTACCTCTTGTTCTCGAGTCTTTCCCGGAGTATGTCGATGAGCTGTCTTTCATCCAGTTCGGTAAGATGACTTCCTTGCATGCCAAGATCATGAAGGATATCCATGAAAACCTTCTTCGCATCAGCATTTCGACCGACAGGAATGAAAGCCCTGCAATCAAAATCTGTCTTGATCTTCTCATACACAGTTTTGACAAGAGTGGTCTTGCCCAATCCCCCAAATCCAACGACAGAGACAATCTTTAACTTTTTGTTGGACACGCTGTCTCCTTCTGAGAGAAAATTCATTAGCTCTTGATCCCTTTTCCCAGCAATGCCCACAAGCTCCGTCACTTCAGTGTACAAAGCCTTAAGGCGCGGATCAATGGTTGTCGCGGGTGCAATTCTCGCAACAATATTGTCGACGGTGTACCTTCCCCGCCTGTTAGCGACCTCTTGGACTTGCTTATGGATGTCCTTGATAGCATCGGCGATCTGATGGCGAGTCTTCAGCTTAGGGAAGAAGTTGGCCATCTTCTCGATGAGCAACTTAAGCTTGTTCGTGTTGGTGGAAGGCTCGGAGTCATCATCGGCACGCACCAGAAACTTGTCGACGACGTCCTCCATGTCGAAGGAGAGCTCCCTGACCTCCGCTGCCCAGAGCCTGACCTGCTCATCGAGCTGGCCGCGGGGCACCTCTGCCACCTTGCGCAGGGCGGCGTGCATGCTCTTCATCTCCTTCTCCAGGGACCTGACGCCTTCCTTGACGCTCTTCGGCAGCTTGTACTCGTCGGCGAGGAGCTCGAACAGCTTGGGGAGCAGGGAGCCTATGGCGCCCGTCGCCAGATCCATGGCTTCGTGTCTCGATCTCGCTCTCAATTATTTGCTTGGATGTGTGGTCGACAAGCGTTGCTGCACGTTTGGGTGCTGCTCTTAATAGGGGAAGTTTACAACAGGTTCAACTAGTACAACGGTGAGAAGATAAGAAGTGGATTGGCTATGGAGGAATCATTTGTCGCTGGGAAGTTTCGTCGACATAGCAGTAGTTAGTGGTAATTGGCTTTGGTTGGGAGGCTTCTTGACAGAGACCAGCACTTGCTCATGCTTCATTATTAAAGCGCTCCACCACTTAAAACTGCTATCGTTGCGGAAAGTGTATTTGatacatgggcaccagtgctctccTCCCTTTCAGATTTTTGAAAACTTTAAAATTTCACTTTTCTAGGATTCAAAAAATTATGACgttaaatatatagatagatagatacggGTGTGATGTATACAAAAAAGTCCCGTTAAAAAATACTGTGTATTTTGAACaatataaaaaagacaaatttctgacaataAATGGTAGGGAAATAGTATTATAATAGTGTATccttttgtcagaaatttgttttTTTGTATTTCCTAAAATTTAAAGTTTTTTTTACTGGGACTTTTTTGCATACATTTCTCATAAACATATCTATCCACATATTTAACGCcataatttttgaaaacataaaaatgTGAGATTTTGAAATTTTCAAAAAGCTAAAAGTGgagggagcactggtgcccatgtgcaaCCAAATCCCTGTCCCGTTGTACCTTCTTTGTGGCTCGTTCAGTTGGTGGAATGTCTTTTTTTCGTCAGCGTCATTTATAGAGTGGTCTACTCACTCATTTAGAAAATATTTTTTATTCAGGAAAAACATGTAACTTCCTGTGGGAATCTAGTAAATTTTCATCTTAGGTTTTAGAATTGTTAATTAATGCTACAATTTAACAAAATATTCATTTATTCGCCACCTAAATATACGGTTTGAGTTCTTTCGGCACCCATTAGAGCCAAATTTAAGTTCCTAGATTTTGTTAGAGTAAAATGCATCCACCGTACCTGTACTTGACACCTAAAATCGGTACGGTCACCGACCTTCCGAATACGCAACATACGTTACCTAAATACGTTGTAGTATTCATTTATGTCACTAGGATACAGTACATCTCTGTATTCGCTGACATGGCTGGTGTTGACTGGTCCAAACTGTGTGATTTTTTCCAGAAAAGCACCTTGATCAAAAAAAATATGCGGCGGCGCGTTGACCAGTTTCCtgcagtgtttttttttttttttttgcaaaaacccCTActgataggtgggtcccacttgacAGCGTCACCCACTCCCTTCCTTTCTTTCTTCCCCATTTCTCTAGCCCTCCCCACCCGTCTCCACCGCCCCCCTCCCTAGGTCAGCGGCCCTTGCCTCCGGTGCCGACCCGTCTTCCCCTGCTCCGGCGCCTCCCCATCTTCCCCTGCTCCGGCCCTCCTCTCCTTCGTCATTCCCTCCTCCTTCCGCCACCAGCTCCAAACGCGTCCGACCCGCCCGCACCAAATCGACGCCAGAGGCCAAGACTCGCTGATGGGAGGGACAACATAGCTCACACCACAGCGACGCGGCCGATTGGCTCGCTGGCACCCGCGTGCATCTATGTGTGCGGCACCGTCGAGCTGGCCGGACCGGGTGGCACAGTGTGGCCAAGGGCGTTGGGTTGTGCTCCACGCTGTGTCAGCGATGCGAGCGCACGGAGCACCGTCCACGACATGATGCGAGGAGCCAGTGGAGGAGGTGGCGTCGTTGTTCGGTGGTCTCCACCTGGCCGCCGATTCCGTCACCGCTCCTCACCGGAATCCTCCATCCCTGAAGTGCCCAACGACCGGCGTCTTTGCTGGATGCCTTGGCCACGCATGATCTGCAGAGGACGGGtgcaggaggtgtccctgtcgtccAGTAGTTCGGCCCCAGGCACCACCGGTCCTCCGCATCCAAAGGTCACACGAGCTGGCCCCTGcttccctggtgcccctcctcctGCATCGTTAACGTCGCCCCGCAGCAACGAGCTGTGGAACAAGGAGGATGGGAACGGCGGTGGCGTGCGGAGCAGGATGGCATTGGCACGCGGGTGGACTCGGTGGAGAAGAGAGGAATAGAGAGGAGAGTGGGTGGGTGAGGTTGACCTGTGGGCCCCACAGCAGAGTCTCTAGGCTTTGAAAACAAAATTAGGATTTTGAGGGGCCTTTTTGCAAAAAAATCGCACAGTTTGGACCGGTCAACACCCGCTACCCCTACATACGTTTTTTTTTCAAGGTTGACGGGGGGAAAACCCCACCGTTTGTTATTATAACTCGAAGGGCCAGGCAGCCAGTCCATATGTACAGATGTGGGAATAcagggggagggagagagagtgcagggTCTACAAAGCTCTAGTCAAAATATAGGAGCGCAGCAAGTCGAGGTGCGCACGCTCAGAAACCGGAAGTCTCCACCTCCAAAGGAGAAGGTCGTCGCTCGCCTTCCGGAGCGTGGAGCTAGAGGTGGGCGCCCTCCCGTTGAAGACAAGGTCATTGCGACTTTTCCAGATGGCCCAGAGGATCGTCGCAGCACCAAACTGCCAAGACTTGTtggggagggggagaggggaTCGGAGGTCCCAAACGGAGAAAGGTTCAGCTGGGATTGGGACGTCCAGCCGAGCCCATATGTCAGTGGCCAGGTGGCAGTCGAAGAACAAGTGCCGTCCGGTCTCAACTATCGGGCAAGCAGCGCAGATATCAGAGGGGGCGCAACTCTTGTAGAAGAGGTTGGCCCGAGTGCTCAGGCGGTCGATGTCGAGGAGGTAGATGAAGATCTTCAGCTTCGTGGGCAGACGTAGAGCCCAGGTGATGCAGGTGGATGCATCCCTAGGCCGAGGTGGGGAGAGCATCAGGTATGCCACCCTCGAGCAGAAGCGGGGCGCAGAAGGGAGTCGATGAAGCGAATGTCCGGAGTGTCCCTGAGCCGCGTGTCGTCGATGAAGTGGCGGATGAGCAGGAGCTCAGCCTCAGCAGCTGAGGAGAGGCGTGGCTGCAGGTCAAGGCCCAGAGTCACGACAGTGGCCACCGACGCGTGCTGTCGCGTGCAGTGCGAGTAGATGGCGGGGAAGCGCTCAGCAAGCGGGCTGCCCGGCAGCCACCTGTCCAGCCAGAAGGAGGTGTAGCGCCCATCACCGACGGTCACCCTGGTGATGGAGCGGTATAGGGGAAGGCCTTCTCCCACAATCCGCTCCAAGAAGGAGGGGGCTGTCGAAAGCTCGCCCAAGTCGCGACCTCTGTGAGAAAGGAACCAAGTTTTTCAAGGCAAGGGTATAGGCTGGTGAAGTTTATGTATAAAATTGAGAAGCAAACACCTGTTCTGCCGGTGGAGATCCTTGACGCCGAAGCCACCCTCCTGCTTAGACAAAACAACCTTATCCTAGGCGGTTAGACAACAAGCACCAGAGCATGAATCCTTCTCGGTCCAAAAAAGCGCGCGGCGTCTCTTATCTATACTGTCAATAACACCACGGGGAAGCAAGTACGAGCACATAAAATAAGTTGCGAGATTATTCAGCACAACATTACACAGCACGAGCCGACCCCCAGAAGACAACAAGTGAGCGCGCCAACCAGAAAGACGCCTGTcaaaggagaggaggagaggagcgaaCGCAGAGGCGGGGAGTTTAGTTGGCGACAAGGGAAGCCCAAGGTACGGTTGGGGGAAGGAGGAGATGGGGCACCCAAGAGCCGCGGCAATGGAGGCGGCATCGGACTGCGGAATGTTCATGGGAATGAAGCAGGATTTGTGGAAATTAATGGCCAGCCCGGTAGCGGACGCAAAGTCCTCAAGCACCATCCGAAGGTTGGCAGTGGCGCCGGGGGAGGCTCTGCAAAGAATGAGGGTGTCATCCGCGTACTGGAGAACAGGACAGGAGGCATTGTCAGCAACGGGGTGGGACAGGGTCCCGCGCTCCCAGGCCTGGCGAATCAGGTGTTGCAGGACATCGGCCACAAGGATAAAGACATACGGGGAGAGGGGGTCCCCCTAACGGAGGCCATTTTTACAGCGGATCCAATCGCCGGGGACACCGTTTAGGAGGACCGCAGTGAGACCAGAGCAGAGGATTCTTTCCATCCAGCGGCACTAGCGGTCGTCAAAACCGCGGGCCCTGAGGATAGCGAGCAGGCTGCCCCAGTTTACCGAGTCAAAGGCTTTGCGGAAATCGATTTTGAAGACAATGGTGGGGGCTTTACGCGAGTGGCAGCAACGGAGGAGGTCGGCCGCTAAGTTTTGAATGGTCTTTTGCAGCCTAGAGGTGAGGACTTTCGTGATGGCCTTCATGACGCAGTTTTGGAGCGAGATGGGGCGAAACTGGGAGGGGTGAGTGGCAGTGTCAACCTTGGGCAGGAGAACAAGGAAGGCACGGTTAATACGGGCGAGGTCGATGGATTCGTCAAAAAAGGACGCGAAGATCTCGAAAACGTCAGACGAAAGGGTGTTCCAGAAGGTCGCGTAAAAAGCTGGCCCAAAACCATCAGGCCCAGGACTGGACAACTTGTTCATGGAGAAGAACGCAGTTTTGATCTCATCAGGGGTGAAGGGGGCACTTAAGCTAGCGGGGAGGTTTGGAGCGTTCGGGTAGAGGGAGGCAAGGTCAAAAAGCCAGACAGGTGTAGTGACAGAGCCAAGGAGGTCAGAGTAAAAGGCCTTCAGAGCGGCGGCTTTGCTAGCGTGGTCCGCAGAACTGACCCCATCCACAGTGAGCATCGGGATAGTGTTGCGACACATCCGGCACATGGCCGAGGCATGGAAGAACTTAGTGTCCTCGTCCCCTTCGAGGGCATAGCGAATTTTTGCCCTGGACCTCCAGTAAACAGCGTTCTCCTTGATTGAGAGGTGCAGGGCGTCCATAGCAAGGGAGCGGAGACGAAACTCGTGCGGGGAGAGAGCCCTTCCCTCTTCCAGAAGGTCAAGAAGGTTAATGAGCAGCCGACAGTCGCCCTCTCGTTGGGTCGAGGGGGATACGCGTCTACGCCATCTTTTGCAAGAGGAGCGGCAGAGACGCAGGCGGGCAACCAATCTAGCCGTGGGGTCGGGGCGGAAGGTGGATCCCCAGGTAGCGGTGATTGTCCATCTAAAACGGTCATGGAGAGCCCAGGAAGGCTCGTACCCGAAAACCCCACTTTTCGGGATGAGAGTCAAAATTTTGGCCAGAAGAGGGACATGATCAGAGGTGTCCCTAGCGATCGAAGTTAGAGAGGACGAGGGAAAGTGGTCATTCCAGGCGTTGTTGATGAAGATTCTATCAAGCCTAATAAGGGTGGGGGAGGCCCGACCATTAGACCAGGTAAACCGTCTGTCCCTGAGGGGGAGTTCGATGAGGCCAAGGGAATTGATGGCATCATTGAACAAAGAAGCCTCAGAGATGGAAAAGTTGGAGTTGTTCCTGTCAGACGGCTCACGGGTCATGTTGAAATCACCGGGAACAATCCAAGGGATGTTGTCACCTGGAGCGTGGAGGGTAAGATCCTGGAGGAAGCCAGCTTTCTCCGCATGGTCACAAGGAGCGTAAACATTGGAGACACGGAAGGAGCTACCATCGTTAAGGAGGGAGAGATCGAGGGAGAGGGTGTGACGCGAAGGGAAAGAGGAAGTAAGGTCAAACAAATTGGCATCCCAAGCAGTAACAAGGCCACCTGAGGCACCGATTGACTCGACATTCTGAAGGAGCGAAGGCTGGAGGGGAGGAAGAAAGCCGCTTTAGAGGGTTGGATGAGTCCAAGTTTAGACTCCTGCAAGCCCACGATGCTGGGCTGGACCAAGGTGAGGTCGGCACGGACCTTATCGCATTTGTCGGGATCGCCTAGCCCTCTGATGTTCCAGGACGCAAGGTTAAAAACGAAATTGCCATTCATGATCTAACGCAGGAAGCACCAGGGCAGGAAACCAAAAAAAGCTTGCTGCAAGCACAATTCTGCCTAGGGGCAGAAGGAAAACTACAGGGGGGGGGGCAACGATACAGACAAAGAGGGCACAGCTCAAGCCACTGCACATGTCGCAGGGTCTCAAGGGGCAGCAGCGCAACCTAGCAGAGCTAGGGAGGAACAGCAGCGAAGAGGCAGCAGCATCCACCAGGAGATGGTGAGGCCGCAACGGGGCGCTGCAGGCCCGTCCAATCATGCAGACGAGGACGGCACCGAGCCTGCGGCCTCGACGGCGTCCGGGTTGACACCGCAGGCAACCGCAAGCGCTCTGAGGCGCGGCACAGGGATCGGCCCGGGGTCGGAGCAGCCACTAAACCCAGcggcctccgccgccaccctGAAGCGAGGAGACCCGCCAGAGAGGTCAAATGTGGAGGCTTTTGCCTTCTTGGCCTTGGCCAACATGGTGACGAAAGTGGGCGCCTCTTTGGCGGTGAGGCGCGAGCTCCGGCGAGCTTTGAAGGCGTTGTCCATCGCACGTTTGCGGCGGACGCGCTGCTTGCGAGCAGAGTCCTCGTGGATAGGCAGGGCCAGGTCGTCTCCTTCGTCAGTCGAGGCCAACTCCAGAGGAAGAGGGTCGGGGGCTGCTCCTTCCGTCGCCACGCCACGCGTCCCGAGCTCATCAGACGTCGCCGGCGGGGGCGAGCGGAGCGAGTCATACCACTGTAGAAGAAGGGGAGGGCCGCTAAGGTCGGAACGAAAGGCGAGAGGGAGAGCTGGGGAGAGGGCCACGGACATTACCTGCGCAGCGTCCAGACCAGCGTCTGGGAACTGGGAGGCGAGGCGGTTCGCGAGGACGCGGTCCCAAACCTCCGTGGGGCGCGCTTGCTCACGGGGGAGGGGGAGGGGCGTCTCAGCGGGGAGCCCATCGACGTTCTCCAAAGCGGCGGCGCAGGCTAGGTTGGATTGGCGTCGGGCAACGATTCTATTCCAGAGGTCGAGCACCGCTGGCGCCGGCGCGCGAGGAGAAGGCGGAGGAGTGGGCGGTGAGCCAGGCACGGACCCCTCGTCGATATCGCTAAGGCGAGGCGCCCGGCCACCTCCTGCCCCTCCGGACCCGCCGATGTTGAAGTGGAGACTAGCAGAGGAGAGGAAATCCTCCCAGCCTGTCCAGGAGTAGACGAGCCGGACAGTGACCTCCAAGGCGGTCTCACCGAAGGGGTCGTGGACGATCAGAGTGGAGGGGAAGATGTGGTCTCCGGCCATCTTGACCACCACTCGCACCGCCGAGAAGTCCTGCTCTTGGAGGCAGGCAGGGTCGATGCAGCACACGCTCCCCAGAGGAGCGAACGCCGCGCGGATCCCGTCCACGTCCCAGTGATCATGCGGGAAACCAGTGGCAGTGAGCTTGGCGAAGCGCGGAGAGCCCCAAGCAGCGCGGTTAGCACCTTCCTCTGGGCGCTCCAGGCAGATGCGGTGGCCGATGAACTCTAGAGGGAAGCTCGCCATGGTGGCCTCCCGGGCCTCCGTCGAGGTGAAGACGAGGAGAAGAGCTCCATTGTCGCTCCCAGCCAGGGTCACGGCTGGATCACCGGCGCGCTCTTCCAGGACGCGGTGGAGCAGGTAGCCCGGAGCGTCCGCAGCAGGTTCAAAAGTGGCGTAGGCGAAGCGGCGGCCGTTGGAAGGCGCCGCCACGGGAGGCATGAAGACCTGGAGGCAGCTTGGCGCGGGCAGGGCCGCCGCGGGAGGGAGCGGAGCGAACGTGGGAGGGCCCCTGTGCCCCACCGGAGCAGCAGGCCTGGGACCCATCATGGCCGCCGCAGAGGTCTGGGCCAGCGCAGGGCCCCGCGAGGTGGAGAGAGGCGGAGAGGCGGCCAGCCCACGCGGATAGGGTGTAGGTGTCCTGTTCTGCGCGCTGCGGAGCGGCCCCGCGCTCCCCTCCGGCGTCTGCATCTCCGACGAGCCGGACGACGAGATCTTGCAAGCGGCACGCAACctaggagagggaggggcagagGATTCAGCTAGGGAGCAAAGGGAGGGAGCGGATCTAGAGTAGGCAAGAGGAAGGGACTCACATCCTCGATGTTTGTGTCCGAAGCGGCCACAGGCAGCGCACCGGCAGGGCCCGCGGCAGGCACCGACGAGGTGCTCCGGCGTCAGGCAGCGGAAGCAGTGGCGGCGGTCCTTCGCCGgggagaagaagaggagctttGGGGTGGGTGGGCTGTGGGTTGGATCTGGAGAGGAGAGCAGGGCCTCCATATAAGAGAGGGGAGGGGTGGAGGCGGGCGAGGAGACGGCATGGCCTGGAGGCGCACGCGTGATCGGAGAGCCGGCGTGCCCATGCTGCGGCGTGGCGGTGGGAATCCGGGAGGCATGCAGCTGCAGTGGCGAGGGCGGAGAAAAAGAGGAAGGGTCGGAGGGGACAGCACATGCGGGGTGGTCGAGGTTGGGCAGAGCGTGCTCGGCCCGCAGGTCCGAAGGAAGGTCGGGGAGAGGGGGGCTAGCAGACAGAGGGGGCTGGAGGTAGGGGGGGGAGGGGCATGGGCGGAGGGGCTGCTGGGCAGGCAGGCAAGCGACTGAGCGGAGGAGAAAGGGGGACACGACCCTTCCCTATCCGTAGCGCTGACCAGCCTCTCGGGCAGGTGGGTCCCCCCACTAACGAAATCCTCCACCGACGACTGGTCGTTGGCCACGCTGGCAAGAACGGAAGGAGAAAAGAAATCATCAACCCCCTCAGCATGCAGAAAATGGCCGGCGTAGGGCACCATCTCCAT includes the following:
- the LOC127309052 gene encoding disease resistance protein RGA5 produces the protein MDLATGAIGSLLPKLFELLADEYKLPKSVKEGVRSLEKEMKSMHAALRKVAEVPRGQLDEQVRLWAAEVRELSFDMEDVVDKFLVRADDDSEPSTNTNKLKLLIEKMANFFPKLKTRHQIADAIKDIHKQVQEVANRRGRYTVDNIVARIAPATTIDPRLKALYTEVTELVGIAGKRDQELMNFLSEGDSVSNKKLKIVSVVGFGGLGKTTLVKTVYEKIKTDFDCRAFIPVGRNADAKKVFMDILHDLGMQGSHLTELDERQLIDILRERLENKRYLIVIDDIWDEKLWEIINLAFSRSNNFGSRLITTTRIVSVSKVCCSSTGHSIYQMKPLSDDDSKTLFHKRIFSQESGCPLEFEEVSTDILKKCGGVPLAIITIASLLTSDQKVKPKDEWRSLLKSIGRGLTEDPSVEEMLRILSFSYYDLPSHLRTCLLYLSMFPEDYFIRKDRVIWMWIAESFVQCEKAGASLFEIGETYFNELANRNMIQPVYDYRGTEVEACRVHDMVLDLISSLSREDNFVTVMNGTGDSMSSQINIRRMSLQNVRKEEGCQATPLKSVSTLQVRSIATFGLAIGLMPPFLSLVVLRVLDLNGCDIGEHNHLILQDLGSLLHLRYLGLARTGISVVPEEVGKLQFLQVLDLSGNQRIKELTSAVMKLKRLMCLLIEYGCVWLPDGLGNLTSMEVLRDITFDSISTVKELGNMKRLRELGIEFDNLSLELEEAFVESLGKLSNIQSLEISCGALPIESIDILGERWVPPGSLQKFVAISNKFSTLPAWIRRNPSHLSKLFKLEICVDQVGQECVEILGRLPALRSLYFSSLRQSGPLLVVVGGFPCLTSFGWLCPPACEIVFQAGAMPKAERVALDIGVRVTNEEAAGDLGMGNLPSLRHVGVTLSREGVAVGQAKQAKAALENTLRVHPNSPTFGIYLYPEIPADADV
- the LOC139832018 gene encoding uncharacterized protein translates to MLSPPRPRDASTCITWALRLPTKLKIFIYLLDIDRLSTRANLFYKSCAPSDICAACPIVETGRHLFFDCHLATDIWARLDVPIPAEPFSVWDLRSPLPLPNKSWQFGAATILWAIWKSRNDLVFNGRAPTSSSTLRKASDDLLLWRWRLPVSERAHLDLLRSYILTRAL